The segment CCAAGGACCAGAAGCCGGGCGCCACCGCCGAGGATGTGAAGGGTAAGACCATCGGCATCCAGGTGTCGACGATCCAGTCGGAATATTACAAGAAGTATTTTGCCGGCGTCGCCGAGGAAAAGACCTACCAGACGCTCGACGAGGCTTTCCAGGATCTTGCCTCCGGCCGCATCGACTACGTCTTCGGCGATTCGCTTGCGCTCGACGCCTTCCTGAAAAGCGATGCCGGCAAGGATTGCTGCGCCAATATGGGCGACGTCGCCGACGACAAGGAGATCCTTGGCGCTGGCGTTTCGGGCGGCCTGCGCAAGGACGATACCGAGCTGAAAGCGAAGCTGAACAAGGCAATCGCCGCCGTTCGCGCCAACGGCCAGTACGACGCGATCACCAAGAAATACTTCGACTTCGACATCTACGGCGCAAAGTAAGCAGTCCTGATGGCGACCGTGCAACAAGGCATTCTGGAGCTGCTGTCTCCCTATCCTCCGGGATGGGGCGGCGTTCTTTTGGCAGGTGCGGTTTCCACGGTCGCCATCTCGGCCTGTGCCTTCGCCGTCGGGCTGCTGCTCGGCACGGGCGGCGCGCTTGGAAAGCTCTCGGGCAATCGAGCGCTCCGCCTTTTGCTCGATCTCTATACCACCGTGATCCGCGCCGTTCCGGAACTGATCCTGATCGTCGGGCTCTATTATGCGGGTACAGACGGCCTCAACCGGCTTCTGGTCGCGCTGGACCTGCCGCCGATCGAGGTGAACGGTTTCGTCGCGGCCGTCGCCGTGCTCGGTTTCGTTCAAGGCGCCTATATGACGGAGGTGCTGCGCGGCGCGATCCTCGCCATTCCTGTCGGCCAGATCGAAGCCGCCAAGGCCTTCGGCATGGGACCGGCGTTGCGGTTCCGCCGCATCCTGCTTCCGGCGCTTTTGCCGAATGCGCTGCCGGGTCTTGCCAATCTCTGGATGTCGGTCACCAAGGACAGCGCGCTGGTCGCGGTTGTCGGCTATCAGGAATTGGCGCTCGCTACCCGTCTCGCCGGAGCGAGCACCAAGCATTACTTCGTCTTCTTCCTTGCCTCGGCTCTTCTCTACCTCGCGATCACGCTCGTTTCCAACGTCGCCTTCAAGCTGATCGAAGGGCGAGTGCGGCGCGGCCAGCCGCATCTGGCCTGAGGAAAGCGCGCCCGTGAGTTTCACCTGGATCTCTTCCTATTGGCCGCTTCTGCTCACCGGTGCCTGGCAGACCGTTGCGCTGCTTGTCATTTCCGTGGTGTTCGGCTTCGTCCTTGCCATCGGTCTCGCCTTTGCGCAGGTGAGCGGCGGCAGGTTGACCCGGCTTCTCGCCCGTGGCTACTGCACCTTCTTCCGTGGCACCCCGCTGCTGATCCAGCTGTGGCTGCTCTACTACGGGGTCGGTTCGCTGCTGCCGATGATCCCCGGCATTCGCCAGAGCCTGTTCTGGCCGATCCTGCGCGAAGGCTTCTTCTTCGCCTCCGTCAGCTTCACGCTGAATTATGCGGCCTATGAGGCCGAAGTGCTGCGCGGCGCGCTGCTTGCCGTTCCCAAGGGCGAGCTCGAAGCCGGCCGCGCCTTCGGCCTCTCGCCCTGGAAGCTGACCCGCCGCATCTGGCTGCCGCGCGCCATCCGTATCGCCCTGCCGACCATAGCAGGAGAGATCGTCATGCAGCTCAAGGCGACACCGCTCGCCTTCACGGTGACGGTGATGGATCTCTACGCCGTGGCAAACAAGGTTCGCCAGGACACATTGCTTGTCTACGAACCGCTCATCGTCGTCACTCTCTTCTATCTCGCCCTGACCGCAGTCATCGCCCGCGTCTTTCGAGGTTTCGAGGCGCAGGTGCCGGTTCGCCGTTAGGCGGATGGAAGCTGACAACATTGTTTTGAAAAGTCCGCAGCCGGTGACGGCGCGACAGCATGAATGGAGACTACCTCATGAGCACGATGCGAATTCTCGATGGCGGGATGAGCCGCGAACTGCTGCGGCTCGGCGCCGAACTGAAGCAGCCGGAATGGTCGGCATTGGCGCTGATCAACTCGCCGGAGATCGTCCGCAAGGTGCATGAGGAATTCATCGCCGCCGGCTCTGAGGTCATTACGACGAACAGCTATGCGCTCGTACCCTTCCATATCGGTGAGGATCGGTTCCAGAAGGAAGGAGCGGCGCTGATCCGTCTGGCAGGCCGCCTCGCGCGCGAGGCCGCCGATGCCGTCAAGGATCGTAAAGTCCTTGTCGCCGGTTCACTGCCGCCGATCTTCGGTTCCTACGAGCCTGAGAATTTTCAGCCTTCGCGGGTGCAGGACTATCTCAAGGTGCTCGTCGAAAACCTCGATCCCTTCGTCGACATATGGCTCGGCGAGACGTTAAGCCTGATCGCCGAGGGAGAGGCTGTCCGCGAGGCGGTGGCGGCATCGGGCAAGCCGTTCTGGATTTCCTTCACGTTGGCCGACGACGCGGCGGATATCGGGAGCGGCGAACCGAAGCTTCGCTCCGGCGAAAGCGTCGAGGACGCGGCGCTCTGGGCGGCTTCCTCGGGTGCCGAGGCTTTC is part of the Rhizobium sp. Pop5 genome and harbors:
- a CDS encoding transporter substrate-binding domain-containing protein — protein: MKLLPMLFAGAALALSAVTAQAEVRFGVMNESYPPFFAKDASGEWHGWEIDLMNAVCEEMKEKCSIVDISWDGLIPALQSKKFDVIWSSMSNTEERSKVIDFTDKYYNTPSTLIGPKDQKPGATAEDVKGKTIGIQVSTIQSEYYKKYFAGVAEEKTYQTLDEAFQDLASGRIDYVFGDSLALDAFLKSDAGKDCCANMGDVADDKEILGAGVSGGLRKDDTELKAKLNKAIAAVRANGQYDAITKKYFDFDIYGAK
- a CDS encoding ABC transporter permease, with the protein product MATVQQGILELLSPYPPGWGGVLLAGAVSTVAISACAFAVGLLLGTGGALGKLSGNRALRLLLDLYTTVIRAVPELILIVGLYYAGTDGLNRLLVALDLPPIEVNGFVAAVAVLGFVQGAYMTEVLRGAILAIPVGQIEAAKAFGMGPALRFRRILLPALLPNALPGLANLWMSVTKDSALVAVVGYQELALATRLAGASTKHYFVFFLASALLYLAITLVSNVAFKLIEGRVRRGQPHLA
- a CDS encoding ABC transporter permease — encoded protein: MSFTWISSYWPLLLTGAWQTVALLVISVVFGFVLAIGLAFAQVSGGRLTRLLARGYCTFFRGTPLLIQLWLLYYGVGSLLPMIPGIRQSLFWPILREGFFFASVSFTLNYAAYEAEVLRGALLAVPKGELEAGRAFGLSPWKLTRRIWLPRAIRIALPTIAGEIVMQLKATPLAFTVTVMDLYAVANKVRQDTLLVYEPLIVVTLFYLALTAVIARVFRGFEAQVPVRR
- a CDS encoding homocysteine S-methyltransferase family protein gives rise to the protein MSTMRILDGGMSRELLRLGAELKQPEWSALALINSPEIVRKVHEEFIAAGSEVITTNSYALVPFHIGEDRFQKEGAALIRLAGRLAREAADAVKDRKVLVAGSLPPIFGSYEPENFQPSRVQDYLKVLVENLDPFVDIWLGETLSLIAEGEAVREAVAASGKPFWISFTLADDAADIGSGEPKLRSGESVEDAALWAASSGAEAFLFNCSKPEVMEAAVETAARVFRERNAQIEIGVYANAFEGETGEAAANEGLHDTRDDLNDDAYSRFACSWAEAGATIIGGCCGIGAAHIHRLRNTLLS